The following are encoded together in the Myxocyprinus asiaticus isolate MX2 ecotype Aquarium Trade chromosome 7, UBuf_Myxa_2, whole genome shotgun sequence genome:
- the LOC127444164 gene encoding zinc finger protein OZF-like isoform X3 gives MLKMSLQVDLMCCKSVGTDLSMLDIDDLMTEISQLKKEVVLLEAKLRERGDPLNGEELEKVSCQSSVCVTDGTSTECQDSVWSIRDQRSEQRSRDTQDSELSLTLLCYTDTQESVCDSNQGDQTSTESLASVCNAGEQQMLQIPLKMCSVKLLDCRNLMEMRGDTTAEEQQSDEDEEDDEDFIQDNHNEEEEHYDDDEDFIHPDANSGSSSDGETASTSKESLTASDKRVLQGRLTRYERKHKKMKFFKCRTCGSSFSTSEEKKLHSEVHRVKKEFPCEQCGKVFFSPSLLKTHVRTHSGEKPFQCSECDKCFSTKGILVTHERTHTGEKPYKCPHCEKRFSHKPHVKKHVRVHTNERPYQCSECGNTFRQLDSLKSHQKIHSEEKPYQCTHCDKRFRHKSQLIVHERTHSGEKPYLCSHCGKSFSDPSHFKLHLRGHTGEKPHHCSVCGMSFNRHDTFKKHKRIHTGERPYKCTQCDKTFSRQVMLEVNDSEWSHSLLCW, from the exons ATGTTGAAGATGAGTTTGCAGGTGGATCTGATgtgctgtaaatcagtaggaactgatctgtccatgctggatattgatgatttgatgacagaaatctctcagctgaagaaagaggtggtGTTACTGGAGGCAAAGCTGAGGGAAAGAGGAGATCCACTGAACGGAGAG gagctggagaaggtttcctgtcaatcttcagtgtgtgtgactgatgggacatccacagaatgtcaggattcagtgtggagcaTCAGAGATCAGAgatctgaacagagatccagagacacacaggatTCAGAGCTCAGCCTCACTTTACTCTGTTATACTGACactcaggagagtgtgtgtgacagtaatcagggtgatcaaacctccacagagtctctggcttctgtctgtaatgctggagaacagcagatgctgcagataccattgaagatgtgttcagtgaagctgctggactgcaggaacctgatggagatgagaggagataccacagcagaggaacagcagagtgatgaagatgaggaGGATGATGAGGATTTTATTCAAGACAATCATAATGAAGAAGAAGaacattatgatgatgatgaggatttTATTCATCCAG ATGCAAACAGTGGTTCATCTTCTGATGGAGAAACAGCTTCTACATCAAAAGAGAGTCTGACAGCATCTGACAAAAGAGTTTTGCAGGGACGTTTAACGAGATATgagagaaaacacaaaaaaatgaaattcttcaAATGTAGGACATGTGGGAGCAGCTTTTCTACCTCAGAAGAGAAGAAACTTCATTCAGAAGTGCACAGAGTTAAGAAGGAGTTCCCCTGTGAGCAGTGCGGGAAGGTTTtcttttctccttctcttttAAAAACTCACGTGAGGACACACAGTGGTGAAAAGCCTTTTCAATGCAGTGAATGTGACAAGTGTTTCAGCACTAAAGGAATTCTTGTTACTCATGAGAGAACACATACAGGAGAGAAACCGTACAagtgtcctcactgtgagaagAGATTCAGCCACAAGCCTCATGTGAAGAAACATGTCCGTGTGCACACCAATGAGAGGCCGTATCAGTGCAGTGAATGTGGGAATACATTCAGGCAGTTAGATAGTCTAAAGTCACATCAGAAAATACACTCTGAGGAGAAACCCTATCAATGCACACACTGTGATAAACGTTTCCGTCACAAATCTCAGTTGATAGTCCATGAGAGAACACACTCCGGAGAGAAACCTTACCTCTGCTCTCACTGTGGAAAGAGCTTCTCTGATCCATCTCATTTCAAATTGCATCTAAGAGGGCACACAGGAGAAAAGCCTCATCACTGTAGTGTTTGTGGGATGAGTTTCAATCGACACGATACCTTTAAAAAGCACAAGAGAATACACACTGGAGAAAGACCTTACAAATGCACTCAGTGTGACAAAACGTTTTCTCGACAAG TGATGTTGGAGGTGAACGACTCTGAGTGGTCTCACTCCCTTCTTTGCTGGTGA
- the LOC127444164 gene encoding zinc finger protein 239-like isoform X2, with amino-acid sequence MLKMSLQVDLMCCKSVGTDLSMLDIDDLMTEISQLKKEVVLLEAKLRERGDPLNGEELEKVSCQSSVCVTDGTSTECQDSVWSIRDQRSEQRSRDTQDSELSLTLLCYTDTQESVCDSNQGDQTSTESLASVCNAGEQQMLQIPLKMCSVKLLDCRNLMEMRGDTTAEEQQSDEDEEDDEDFIQDNHNEEEEHYDDDEDFIHPDANSGSSSDGETASTSKESLTASDKRVLQGRLTRYERKHKKMKFFKCRTCGSSFSTSEEKKLHSEVHRVKKEFPCEQCGKVFFSPSLLKTHVRTHSGEKPFQCSECDKCFSTKGILVTHERTHTGEKPYKCPHCEKRFSHKPHVKKHVRVHTNERPYQCSECGNTFRQLDSLKSHQKIHSEEKPYQCTHCDKRFRHKSQLIVHERTHSGEKPYLCSHCGKSFSDPSHFKLHLRGHTGEKPHHCSVCGMSFNRHDTFKKHKRIHTGERPYKCTQCDKTFSRQGHGWPGERSSFSFSLFWPSGSGSVSLTATKRRVHY; translated from the exons ATGTTGAAGATGAGTTTGCAGGTGGATCTGATgtgctgtaaatcagtaggaactgatctgtccatgctggatattgatgatttgatgacagaaatctctcagctgaagaaagaggtggtGTTACTGGAGGCAAAGCTGAGGGAAAGAGGAGATCCACTGAACGGAGAG gagctggagaaggtttcctgtcaatcttcagtgtgtgtgactgatgggacatccacagaatgtcaggattcagtgtggagcaTCAGAGATCAGAgatctgaacagagatccagagacacacaggatTCAGAGCTCAGCCTCACTTTACTCTGTTATACTGACactcaggagagtgtgtgtgacagtaatcagggtgatcaaacctccacagagtctctggcttctgtctgtaatgctggagaacagcagatgctgcagataccattgaagatgtgttcagtgaagctgctggactgcaggaacctgatggagatgagaggagataccacagcagaggaacagcagagtgatgaagatgaggaGGATGATGAGGATTTTATTCAAGACAATCATAATGAAGAAGAAGaacattatgatgatgatgaggatttTATTCATCCAG ATGCAAACAGTGGTTCATCTTCTGATGGAGAAACAGCTTCTACATCAAAAGAGAGTCTGACAGCATCTGACAAAAGAGTTTTGCAGGGACGTTTAACGAGATATgagagaaaacacaaaaaaatgaaattcttcaAATGTAGGACATGTGGGAGCAGCTTTTCTACCTCAGAAGAGAAGAAACTTCATTCAGAAGTGCACAGAGTTAAGAAGGAGTTCCCCTGTGAGCAGTGCGGGAAGGTTTtcttttctccttctcttttAAAAACTCACGTGAGGACACACAGTGGTGAAAAGCCTTTTCAATGCAGTGAATGTGACAAGTGTTTCAGCACTAAAGGAATTCTTGTTACTCATGAGAGAACACATACAGGAGAGAAACCGTACAagtgtcctcactgtgagaagAGATTCAGCCACAAGCCTCATGTGAAGAAACATGTCCGTGTGCACACCAATGAGAGGCCGTATCAGTGCAGTGAATGTGGGAATACATTCAGGCAGTTAGATAGTCTAAAGTCACATCAGAAAATACACTCTGAGGAGAAACCCTATCAATGCACACACTGTGATAAACGTTTCCGTCACAAATCTCAGTTGATAGTCCATGAGAGAACACACTCCGGAGAGAAACCTTACCTCTGCTCTCACTGTGGAAAGAGCTTCTCTGATCCATCTCATTTCAAATTGCATCTAAGAGGGCACACAGGAGAAAAGCCTCATCACTGTAGTGTTTGTGGGATGAGTTTCAATCGACACGATACCTTTAAAAAGCACAAGAGAATACACACTGGAGAAAGACCTTACAAATGCACTCAGTGTGACAAAACGTTTTCTCGACAAG GACACGGATGGCCTGGGGAAAGAAGCtccttctcattctctctgttttggccatcagggagCGGAAGCGTTTCCCTGACCGCAACAAAGAGAAGAGTCCATTATTAG
- the LOC127444164 gene encoding zinc finger protein OZF-like isoform X1: protein MLKMSLQVDLMCCKSVGTDLSMLDIDDLMTEISQLKKEVVLLEAKLRERGDPLNGEELEKVSCQSSVCVTDGTSTECQDSVWSIRDQRSEQRSRDTQDSELSLTLLCYTDTQESVCDSNQGDQTSTESLASVCNAGEQQMLQIPLKMCSVKLLDCRNLMEMRGDTTAEEQQSDEDEEDDEDFIQDNHNEEEEHYDDDEDFIHPDANSGSSSDGETASTSKESLTASDKRVLQGRLTRYERKHKKMKFFKCRTCGSSFSTSEEKKLHSEVHRVKKEFPCEQCGKVFFSPSLLKTHVRTHSGEKPFQCSECDKCFSTKGILVTHERTHTGEKPYKCPHCEKRFSHKPHVKKHVRVHTNERPYQCSECGNTFRQLDSLKSHQKIHSEEKPYQCTHCDKRFRHKSQLIVHERTHSGEKPYLCSHCGKSFSDPSHFKLHLRGHTGEKPHHCSVCGMSFNRHDTFKKHKRIHTGERPYKCTQCDKTFSRQGILKTHQRMHTGEKPYSCSICGERFTYLGSLNTHQKKHA, encoded by the exons ATGTTGAAGATGAGTTTGCAGGTGGATCTGATgtgctgtaaatcagtaggaactgatctgtccatgctggatattgatgatttgatgacagaaatctctcagctgaagaaagaggtggtGTTACTGGAGGCAAAGCTGAGGGAAAGAGGAGATCCACTGAACGGAGAG gagctggagaaggtttcctgtcaatcttcagtgtgtgtgactgatgggacatccacagaatgtcaggattcagtgtggagcaTCAGAGATCAGAgatctgaacagagatccagagacacacaggatTCAGAGCTCAGCCTCACTTTACTCTGTTATACTGACactcaggagagtgtgtgtgacagtaatcagggtgatcaaacctccacagagtctctggcttctgtctgtaatgctggagaacagcagatgctgcagataccattgaagatgtgttcagtgaagctgctggactgcaggaacctgatggagatgagaggagataccacagcagaggaacagcagagtgatgaagatgaggaGGATGATGAGGATTTTATTCAAGACAATCATAATGAAGAAGAAGaacattatgatgatgatgaggatttTATTCATCCAG ATGCAAACAGTGGTTCATCTTCTGATGGAGAAACAGCTTCTACATCAAAAGAGAGTCTGACAGCATCTGACAAAAGAGTTTTGCAGGGACGTTTAACGAGATATgagagaaaacacaaaaaaatgaaattcttcaAATGTAGGACATGTGGGAGCAGCTTTTCTACCTCAGAAGAGAAGAAACTTCATTCAGAAGTGCACAGAGTTAAGAAGGAGTTCCCCTGTGAGCAGTGCGGGAAGGTTTtcttttctccttctcttttAAAAACTCACGTGAGGACACACAGTGGTGAAAAGCCTTTTCAATGCAGTGAATGTGACAAGTGTTTCAGCACTAAAGGAATTCTTGTTACTCATGAGAGAACACATACAGGAGAGAAACCGTACAagtgtcctcactgtgagaagAGATTCAGCCACAAGCCTCATGTGAAGAAACATGTCCGTGTGCACACCAATGAGAGGCCGTATCAGTGCAGTGAATGTGGGAATACATTCAGGCAGTTAGATAGTCTAAAGTCACATCAGAAAATACACTCTGAGGAGAAACCCTATCAATGCACACACTGTGATAAACGTTTCCGTCACAAATCTCAGTTGATAGTCCATGAGAGAACACACTCCGGAGAGAAACCTTACCTCTGCTCTCACTGTGGAAAGAGCTTCTCTGATCCATCTCATTTCAAATTGCATCTAAGAGGGCACACAGGAGAAAAGCCTCATCACTGTAGTGTTTGTGGGATGAGTTTCAATCGACACGATACCTTTAAAAAGCACAAGAGAATACACACTGGAGAAAGACCTTACAAATGCACTCAGTGTGACAAAACGTTTTCTCGACAAGGTATCTTGAAAACCCATCAGAGAATGCAtacaggagagaaaccttacagctGTTCTATCTGTGGGGAGAGATTCACTTATTTAGGAAGTTTAAATACTCATCAGAAGAAACATGCTTAA